From Streptomyces asiaticus, one genomic window encodes:
- a CDS encoding DUF1177 domain-containing protein, which translates to MLKHVLDIIELLDRPQTSGALLADHLRAVQAVAGADPQTAPAVEVRTIEGDKGSTDFVSVTVPGRRGKLSGGAAPTLGILGRLGGVGARPERIGLVSDADGAVAALSAAAKLLDMHARGDVLDGDVTLSTHVSGWAPTQPHDPVPFMDSPVDTLVCNREEISPAMDAVVSIDTTKGNRLLNHRGVALSPTVCQGWILRVSEDLVSVLESVTGESARILPITTQDITPYGNGVHHLNSILQPAVATTAPVVGLAITAGSAVAGCATGASHETDIAVAARFAVETAKEFGRGVARFLDAEEFARLVELYGPMTHLQALTPAG; encoded by the coding sequence GTGCTCAAACACGTCCTTGACATCATCGAACTCCTCGACCGTCCGCAGACCAGCGGCGCCCTGCTCGCCGACCACCTGCGCGCGGTCCAGGCCGTGGCCGGAGCCGACCCCCAGACGGCGCCCGCGGTCGAGGTACGCACCATCGAGGGCGACAAGGGCAGCACGGACTTCGTCTCCGTCACCGTTCCCGGCCGCCGCGGCAAGCTGTCCGGCGGCGCCGCCCCGACCCTGGGCATCCTCGGCAGGCTCGGCGGAGTCGGCGCCCGCCCGGAGCGGATCGGGCTGGTCTCGGACGCCGACGGGGCGGTCGCGGCGCTGTCCGCCGCGGCCAAGCTGCTGGACATGCACGCCCGGGGCGACGTCCTGGACGGCGATGTCACGCTCTCCACCCACGTCTCCGGCTGGGCCCCCACCCAGCCGCACGACCCCGTGCCCTTCATGGACTCCCCGGTGGACACCCTGGTGTGCAACCGCGAGGAGATCTCGCCCGCGATGGACGCGGTCGTCTCCATCGACACCACCAAGGGCAACCGGCTGCTCAACCACCGCGGTGTCGCCCTGTCGCCCACGGTCTGCCAGGGCTGGATCCTGCGGGTCAGCGAGGACCTGGTGTCCGTCCTGGAGAGCGTGACCGGCGAGTCGGCGCGGATCCTGCCGATCACCACGCAGGACATCACCCCGTACGGCAACGGGGTGCACCACCTCAACTCCATCCTCCAGCCCGCCGTGGCCACCACCGCCCCCGTCGTCGGCCTCGCGATCACGGCGGGCTCGGCGGTGGCCGGATGTGCCACCGGCGCCAGCCACGAGACCGACATCGCCGTCGCCGCCCGGTTCGCCGTCGAGACCGCGAAGGAGTTCGGCCGCGGCGTCGCCCGCTTCCTGGACGCCGAGGAGTTCGCGCGCCTGGTCGAGCTGTACGGACCCATGACCCACCTCCAGGCCCTCACCCCGGCGGGGTGA
- a CDS encoding M4 family metallopeptidase, translating into MIGVGFQSGTAAARPDDSAANSANVADRPAARTISGAPDPGALPVKLSPAQRAKLIREADAAKGEAAQDLRLGAKEKLVVKDITKDADGTTHTRYERTYAGLPVLGGDLVVDRAKSGAPLTVAKATKARLTVPTTSAAVAPATAEKAAVRAANAQGSGKTSADRAPRKVIWAAKGTPTLAYETVVGGLQEDGTPNELHVVTDAATGKKLFEFQGVKTGTGNSQYSGQVTLGTSGSSGSYNLTDAGRGNHKTYNLNRSTSGTGTLFTDADDVWGNGTTSDAATAGVDAHYGAAETWDYYKNVHGRTGIRGDGVGAYSRVHYSSGYVNAFWQDACFCMTYGDGSGNAKPLTSIDVAAHEMSHGVTAATANLTYSGESGGLNEGTSDIFAAAVEFYADNANDPGDYLVGEKIDINGDGTPLRYMDKPSKDGASKDSWYSGVGNVDVHYSSGIANHFFYLLSEGSGAKVINGVSYNSPTYDNLPVTGIGRDNAEKIWFKALSQRMTSNTNYAGARDATLWAAGELFGQGSAQYNAVANAWAGVNVGTRIADGVTVTPPGDQTSIVNQATSLQITATSSNPGALSYAADGLPAGLAINSSSGLISGTPTTEGSSPVTVTVTDSAGKTGTASFTWTVNTSGGNVFENTADITIPDAGEPVTSPISVSRAGNAPSNLQVGVDIVHTYRGDLVIDLVAPDGTAYRLKDSSLFDSADDVRTTYTVDASSETAVGTWKLRVQDMYAQDTGYINSWKLTF; encoded by the coding sequence ATGATCGGCGTCGGCTTCCAGAGCGGCACCGCCGCCGCCCGCCCGGACGACTCCGCCGCGAACTCCGCGAACGTGGCCGACCGCCCCGCCGCCCGTACGATCTCCGGCGCCCCCGACCCCGGCGCCCTCCCCGTCAAGCTGTCACCGGCCCAGCGCGCCAAGCTGATCCGCGAGGCCGACGCCGCGAAGGGCGAGGCCGCCCAGGACCTCAGGCTCGGGGCCAAGGAGAAGCTGGTCGTCAAGGACATCACCAAGGACGCCGACGGCACGACGCACACCCGCTACGAGCGCACCTACGCCGGACTCCCCGTCCTCGGCGGCGACTTGGTCGTCGACCGGGCGAAGAGCGGCGCGCCGCTGACCGTCGCCAAGGCCACCAAGGCCCGGCTGACCGTCCCGACCACCAGCGCCGCCGTCGCGCCCGCCACCGCCGAGAAGGCCGCCGTGCGGGCGGCGAACGCGCAGGGCTCCGGTAAGACCTCGGCCGACCGGGCACCCCGCAAGGTGATCTGGGCCGCGAAGGGCACCCCGACCCTCGCGTACGAGACGGTCGTCGGCGGCCTCCAGGAGGACGGCACCCCGAACGAGCTGCACGTCGTCACCGACGCGGCCACCGGCAAGAAGCTGTTCGAGTTCCAGGGCGTCAAGACGGGCACCGGGAACAGCCAGTACAGCGGCCAGGTAACCCTCGGCACCTCGGGCAGCTCGGGCTCGTACAACCTCACCGACGCGGGGCGCGGCAACCACAAGACGTACAACCTCAACCGCTCCACCTCGGGCACCGGCACACTCTTCACCGACGCCGACGACGTCTGGGGCAACGGCACCACCTCCGACGCCGCGACCGCCGGGGTGGACGCGCACTACGGCGCCGCCGAGACCTGGGACTACTACAAGAACGTCCACGGCCGCACCGGCATCCGGGGCGACGGCGTCGGCGCGTACTCCCGGGTCCACTACAGCAGCGGTTACGTCAACGCCTTCTGGCAGGACGCCTGCTTCTGCATGACCTACGGCGATGGCTCGGGCAACGCCAAGCCGCTGACCTCCATCGATGTCGCCGCGCACGAGATGAGCCACGGTGTCACCGCGGCCACCGCCAACCTCACCTACAGCGGTGAGTCCGGCGGGCTCAACGAGGGCACCTCCGACATCTTCGCCGCCGCCGTCGAGTTCTACGCCGACAACGCGAACGACCCCGGCGACTACCTCGTCGGCGAGAAGATCGACATCAACGGCGACGGCACCCCGCTGCGCTACATGGACAAGCCCAGCAAGGACGGGGCCTCCAAGGACAGCTGGTACTCCGGGGTCGGCAATGTGGACGTCCACTACTCGTCCGGCATCGCCAACCACTTCTTCTACCTGCTCTCCGAGGGCAGCGGCGCCAAGGTCATCAACGGCGTGAGCTACAACAGCCCGACGTACGACAACCTCCCGGTCACCGGCATCGGCCGGGACAACGCGGAGAAGATCTGGTTCAAGGCGCTGAGCCAGCGCATGACCTCCAACACCAACTACGCGGGCGCCCGCGACGCCACGCTGTGGGCGGCGGGCGAGCTGTTCGGCCAGGGCAGCGCGCAGTACAACGCGGTGGCCAACGCCTGGGCCGGGGTCAACGTCGGCACCCGGATCGCGGACGGCGTCACCGTCACCCCGCCCGGCGACCAGACCAGCATCGTCAACCAGGCCACCAGCCTCCAGATCACCGCGACCAGTTCCAACCCGGGCGCGCTGAGCTACGCGGCCGACGGGCTCCCCGCGGGCCTGGCCATCAACTCCTCCAGCGGTCTGATCTCCGGCACCCCGACCACCGAAGGGTCCAGCCCGGTGACCGTCACGGTGACCGACTCGGCCGGCAAGACCGGTACGGCGTCCTTCACCTGGACGGTCAACACCAGCGGCGGCAATGTCTTCGAGAACACCGCGGACATCACCATCCCGGACGCGGGTGAGCCGGTCACCTCGCCGATCTCGGTGAGCCGGGCGGGCAACGCGCCCAGCAACCTCCAGGTGGGCGTGGACATCGTGCACACCTACCGCGGCGACCTGGTGATCGACCTGGTGGCCCCGGACGGTACGGCCTACCGGCTCAAGGACAGCAGCCTCTTCGACTCGGCGGACGACGTGCGGACCACGTACACCGTGGACGCGTCCTCCGAGACCGCGGTCGGCACCTGGAAGCTGCGGGTGCAGGACATGTACGCCCAGGACACCGGCTACATCAACAGCTGGAAGCTGACGTTCTGA
- the pepE gene encoding dipeptidase PepE → MQLLLLSNSAAPGRGYLEHAREEIASALDGARRLVFVPYALADHDGYTAQVASALEPLGVEVTGAHTADDPAALVRGAQAVFVGGGNSFRLLKALHERDLVRAIRERVTAGAVYMGSSAGTNMACPTLRTTNDMPIVQPPTFEALGLLPFQINPHYLDAKPDTAHMGESRAQRLEQFLEENDVPVVGLREGTWLRRNADRLTLGGIDAGAILFRRGEDPAELRPGADLSALLREEPRFDSTAR, encoded by the coding sequence ATGCAGTTGCTGCTGCTGTCGAACTCCGCCGCGCCCGGCCGTGGCTATCTGGAACACGCGCGGGAGGAGATCGCCTCGGCGCTGGACGGCGCGCGCCGGCTCGTCTTCGTGCCGTACGCGCTGGCCGACCACGACGGCTACACCGCCCAGGTGGCCTCGGCCCTGGAGCCGCTGGGCGTGGAGGTCACCGGCGCGCACACCGCCGACGACCCGGCCGCGCTGGTGCGCGGGGCGCAGGCGGTGTTCGTCGGCGGCGGCAACAGCTTCCGGCTGCTCAAGGCGTTGCACGAGCGCGATCTGGTCCGGGCGATCCGGGAGCGGGTGACCGCGGGCGCGGTCTACATGGGCTCCAGCGCGGGCACCAACATGGCCTGCCCGACGCTGCGCACCACCAACGACATGCCCATCGTCCAGCCGCCCACCTTCGAGGCGCTCGGCCTGCTGCCGTTCCAGATCAACCCGCACTACCTCGACGCCAAGCCGGACACCGCCCACATGGGCGAGAGCCGGGCCCAGCGGCTCGAGCAGTTCCTCGAGGAGAACGACGTCCCGGTGGTCGGCCTGCGCGAGGGCACCTGGCTCCGCCGGAACGCGGACCGGCTGACCCTGGGCGGCATCGACGCCGGGGCCATCCTCTTCCGCCGCGGCGAGGACCCGGCGGAGCTGCGCCCCGGTGCCGATCTGAGCGCCCTGCTGCGCGAGGAGCCACGCTTCGACTCCACCGCGCGCTGA
- a CDS encoding IclR family transcriptional regulator, with protein sequence MAEQTPVTGAPPLQTADRVLNVLLSFDRERPEWGVTEIAEEFGLDKSVAQRLLAALAYRGFLVSDKRSRRYRLGPAVWHLSWVWERGGGMASLARPTLEALAGAVGVNALFAVPDGVHMRCVAAVDGATGPLRYYVLAGELYPAHAGATSRAYFGMLPAGDRAVLLYGRPMARFGEHTLTDPVRLEERFAEVRREGYAYSEGEYDPDTAALAAPVLVGRRPVGTLTLAATAEVLRRRREQLVAPLLQGAADLGRALTPARPRRAPHRERR encoded by the coding sequence ATGGCCGAACAGACGCCCGTAACCGGTGCCCCGCCCCTCCAGACCGCGGACCGCGTGCTGAATGTGCTGCTGTCCTTCGACCGGGAGCGCCCGGAGTGGGGCGTCACCGAGATCGCCGAGGAGTTCGGGCTGGACAAGTCGGTGGCCCAGCGGCTGCTGGCCGCACTGGCCTACCGGGGCTTCCTGGTCTCCGACAAGCGCTCACGCCGCTACCGGCTGGGCCCGGCGGTGTGGCATCTGTCCTGGGTGTGGGAGCGGGGCGGCGGCATGGCCAGCCTGGCCCGGCCCACCCTGGAGGCGCTGGCCGGGGCGGTCGGGGTGAACGCGCTGTTCGCGGTCCCGGACGGGGTCCATATGCGCTGCGTCGCGGCGGTGGACGGGGCCACCGGACCGCTGCGCTACTACGTGCTGGCGGGCGAGCTGTACCCGGCGCACGCCGGGGCCACCTCCCGCGCCTACTTCGGTATGCTCCCGGCCGGTGACCGGGCCGTGCTGCTGTACGGCCGCCCGATGGCGCGCTTCGGCGAGCACACCCTGACCGATCCGGTGCGGCTCGAGGAGCGCTTCGCCGAGGTGCGGCGCGAGGGCTACGCCTACTCCGAGGGCGAGTACGATCCGGACACCGCGGCGCTCGCCGCGCCGGTTCTGGTGGGCAGACGTCCGGTGGGCACCCTGACCCTGGCCGCCACCGCCGAGGTGCTGCGCCGGCGCCGGGAGCAGCTGGTGGCACCGCTGTTGCAGGGCGCCGCCGATCTGGGCCGGGCACTGACGCCCGCCCGGCCCCGGCGCGCCCCGCACCGCGAGCGGCGCTGA
- a CDS encoding M4 family metallopeptidase: MDSRSTSSISGISRLRRSRTALAAGAATLAASLLAAGATAGSANAAPSSAARSGATTVSLSPSVRAELLREAGSTAVSTAKSLGLGAKEKLVVRDVVKDADGTTHTRYERTYAGLPVLGGDLIVHESASGASQGVDKATDADIEVGDTSAAIAPSGAERSALGAARAAGDKKAGSGHARKVIWAATGKPTLAYETVVSGVQKDGTPSKLHVITDADSGRKLYEFQAIENGTGTGQHNGKVTVGSVKSGSQWLLKDTARGGHQTYNLKHSWDDTKKGSAFYDADNVWGNGKPTIAQTAAVDAHYGAAMTWDYYKKVLGRNGIKGNGKAAYSRVHFGDAYVNAFWDDACFCMTYGDGADNKKPLTALDVAGHEMSHGLTSATANLEYSGESGGLNEATSDIFGTAVEFYAKNAKDPGDYLIGEKLDINGDGTPLRYMDKPSKDGLSYDYWKSGVGNDDPHFTSGIANHFFYLLSEGSGSKVIGGVTYNSPTKDGRTVKGIGRAKAEKIWYKALTTYMTSTTNYAKARTATLKAAKALYGASSAEYKAVDNAWGGVNVK, translated from the coding sequence GTGGATTCACGTTCGACGTCGTCCATATCCGGCATATCCCGTCTCAGACGCTCGCGTACCGCCCTCGCCGCCGGAGCGGCGACCCTGGCCGCCTCCCTGCTCGCCGCCGGCGCCACCGCCGGATCCGCGAACGCGGCCCCCTCCTCGGCCGCCCGCTCGGGTGCCACCACCGTCTCGCTCTCCCCCTCGGTCCGCGCCGAGCTGCTGCGGGAGGCGGGCTCCACCGCCGTCTCCACCGCGAAGTCGCTGGGGCTCGGGGCCAAGGAGAAGCTGGTCGTCAGGGACGTCGTCAAGGACGCCGACGGCACCACCCACACCCGCTACGAGCGCACCTACGCCGGACTGCCGGTCCTCGGCGGCGATCTGATCGTCCATGAGTCCGCGAGCGGCGCCTCCCAGGGTGTCGACAAGGCGACCGACGCCGACATCGAGGTCGGCGACACCAGCGCCGCCATCGCCCCCTCCGGTGCCGAGCGGTCCGCCCTCGGCGCCGCGCGGGCCGCGGGCGACAAGAAGGCGGGCTCTGGACACGCGCGCAAGGTGATCTGGGCCGCCACCGGCAAGCCCACCCTGGCGTACGAGACGGTCGTCAGCGGGGTGCAGAAGGACGGTACGCCCAGCAAGCTGCACGTCATCACCGACGCCGACTCCGGCAGGAAGCTCTACGAGTTCCAGGCCATCGAGAACGGCACCGGCACCGGTCAGCACAACGGCAAGGTCACCGTCGGCTCGGTCAAGAGCGGCAGCCAGTGGCTGCTGAAGGACACCGCGCGCGGCGGCCACCAGACGTACAACCTCAAGCACTCGTGGGACGACACCAAGAAGGGGTCGGCGTTCTACGACGCCGACAACGTCTGGGGCAACGGCAAGCCCACCATCGCGCAGACCGCCGCCGTGGACGCCCACTACGGCGCCGCGATGACCTGGGACTACTACAAGAAGGTCCTCGGCCGCAATGGCATCAAGGGCAACGGCAAGGCCGCGTACTCCCGGGTCCACTTCGGCGACGCGTACGTGAACGCCTTCTGGGACGACGCCTGCTTCTGCATGACCTACGGCGACGGCGCGGACAACAAGAAGCCCCTCACCGCGCTCGACGTCGCCGGCCACGAGATGAGCCACGGGCTCACCTCGGCCACCGCCAACCTCGAGTACAGCGGCGAGTCCGGCGGGCTCAACGAGGCCACCTCCGACATCTTCGGCACCGCCGTGGAGTTCTACGCCAAGAACGCCAAGGACCCCGGTGACTACCTCATCGGGGAGAAGCTCGACATCAACGGCGACGGCACCCCGCTGCGCTACATGGACAAGCCCAGCAAGGACGGCCTGTCCTACGACTACTGGAAGAGCGGCGTGGGCAACGACGACCCGCACTTCACCTCCGGTATCGCCAACCACTTCTTCTACCTGCTGTCCGAGGGCAGCGGCAGCAAGGTCATCGGCGGCGTGACCTACAACAGCCCGACCAAGGACGGCCGCACCGTCAAGGGCATCGGCCGCGCCAAGGCCGAGAAGATCTGGTACAAGGCCCTGACCACGTACATGACCTCGACCACCAACTACGCCAAGGCCCGCACCGCGACCCTCAAGGCCGCGAAGGCGCTGTACGGCGCGAGCAGCGCCGAGTACAAGGCGGTCGACAACGCCTGGGGCGGCGTCAACGTCAAGTGA
- a CDS encoding phosphate ABC transporter substrate-binding protein produces MKWLEQLTAPENLLALLGVVVTVGGLSYERLIPGRKRIGYRVQMDTLIDDSTQDGPIHQRLRMLENTPDLAGASLVLLRIENDGFRSIDADDYITAPATNHRGLTATFPNRIVRDVAVTEPSHPDLLRHLPQRGTPENPGLVCAGNEISLPRVPLNKGDHFKLLVLLTGAGTDKPPHVGGRIKEGRIRNNEKFRRPSNRMLGLIGSLLAMLILQSFGMRVWRDDPPPRGCAGGSLTIVGSTAFKPVAQDAGTAYQGDCRDAHVTVEAQGSGRGTKTLIDVGEAAKGGFPSYLAFSDGPEGDGDPKLKEHLVALSVFSVVVNKDVRMTDLSLDDLRRLYSGRITNWNQLPGGPDLPVRLVSRDAKSGTRGVFESRVLGRNEISRTSDNCRTPKFTGDTVVRCELDSTGEVLKTVANTPGAIGYAELHSAEESAQKGALHLVALDNRKPSIDAVRKRIYPFWEPEYAYTYTAPPPNSLTSKFLDYLAGDTGRNLIEKHGHLPCAAAENQRACQLATGGR; encoded by the coding sequence ATGAAGTGGCTGGAGCAGTTGACTGCGCCCGAGAATCTGTTGGCGCTGCTCGGCGTCGTCGTGACGGTCGGCGGGCTCTCGTATGAGCGGCTGATTCCCGGGCGGAAGCGCATCGGTTATCGCGTGCAGATGGACACGTTGATAGACGACAGCACCCAGGACGGGCCGATTCATCAGCGGTTGCGGATGCTGGAGAATACTCCGGATCTGGCCGGGGCCTCACTCGTCCTGTTGCGGATTGAGAATGATGGGTTTCGGAGCATTGACGCCGACGACTACATCACGGCGCCGGCGACGAATCACCGTGGGCTCACCGCGACCTTTCCCAATCGCATCGTGCGGGACGTGGCGGTCACCGAACCCAGCCATCCGGATCTGCTGCGGCATCTGCCGCAGCGCGGGACGCCGGAGAATCCCGGGCTGGTCTGTGCGGGCAATGAGATCTCGCTGCCCCGGGTGCCGCTGAACAAGGGGGATCACTTCAAGCTGCTGGTGCTGCTGACGGGCGCCGGGACCGATAAGCCGCCGCATGTGGGCGGGCGGATCAAAGAGGGCAGGATCCGGAACAATGAGAAGTTCCGGCGGCCGAGTAACCGGATGCTCGGGCTCATCGGCAGTCTGCTGGCGATGCTGATCCTCCAGTCGTTCGGTATGCGGGTGTGGCGGGACGATCCGCCGCCGCGCGGCTGCGCCGGGGGAAGTCTGACGATTGTCGGCTCGACCGCGTTCAAGCCGGTGGCGCAGGACGCGGGCACGGCGTATCAGGGCGACTGCCGGGACGCCCATGTCACCGTGGAGGCGCAGGGCAGTGGGCGCGGTACGAAGACGCTGATCGACGTCGGGGAGGCGGCGAAGGGCGGATTCCCGTCGTATCTCGCCTTTTCCGACGGGCCGGAGGGGGACGGGGACCCCAAGCTCAAGGAGCATCTGGTGGCGCTGTCCGTATTCAGCGTGGTGGTGAACAAGGACGTACGGATGACCGATCTCTCGCTCGACGATCTCCGCAGGCTCTATTCGGGCCGGATCACCAACTGGAACCAGCTGCCCGGCGGGCCCGATCTGCCGGTGCGGCTGGTGAGCCGGGACGCGAAGTCGGGGACGCGCGGGGTGTTCGAGAGCCGGGTGCTGGGCCGTAATGAGATCTCGCGGACGTCCGACAACTGCCGGACCCCGAAATTCACCGGGGACACCGTCGTCCGCTGTGAACTGGACAGCACCGGCGAGGTGTTGAAGACGGTGGCGAACACCCCCGGGGCGATCGGCTACGCCGAATTGCATTCCGCCGAGGAGAGTGCCCAGAAGGGGGCTCTCCATCTGGTGGCGCTCGACAACCGCAAGCCTTCCATCGACGCGGTGCGGAAGCGGATCTACCCCTTCTGGGAGCCGGAGTACGCGTACACCTACACCGCGCCGCCCCCGAACTCCCTGACCTCGAAGTTCCTCGACTATCTGGCCGGGGACACCGGGCGGAACCTCATCGAGAAGCATGGCCATCTGCCCTGCGCGGCCGCGGAGAACCAGCGGGCGTGTCAGCTGGCCACCGGCGGACGGTAG
- a CDS encoding helix-turn-helix domain-containing protein — MNRGELGAALRALRLASGKEAKTVARSAVMSTSKLSKIETGKVAPSVVDVESILVALGVSEEVKVKYLEVVRAETTETTAWRLVRRLGVHKAQQQTRALESRMKLLQLFQPALVPGLLQTPEYIRAVLTRHDLSEETLTRTTTARLERQQVLYDDAKSLRFVVTENVLRWRIVSPSRMAEQLDRLISVSRLPNIDLRVVPFSMAQRDIANHAFVIRDKRTVTVETIHAELVVTDPRDVSQYVDKFERFASTALCGDGMRRMIEDVRNDFLREQEIG; from the coding sequence GTGAACAGAGGGGAGCTCGGAGCAGCGCTGCGGGCGCTTCGGTTGGCATCCGGTAAGGAAGCCAAGACCGTGGCCCGCAGTGCTGTCATGTCTACCAGCAAGCTGAGCAAGATTGAAACGGGCAAGGTTGCACCGTCTGTTGTGGACGTAGAGAGCATCCTGGTGGCGCTTGGAGTCTCCGAAGAAGTCAAGGTCAAATACCTTGAAGTGGTGCGAGCGGAGACAACCGAAACGACGGCGTGGCGGCTTGTACGCAGGCTGGGAGTACACAAGGCCCAGCAGCAGACCAGAGCGCTTGAATCTCGAATGAAGCTGCTGCAACTTTTCCAACCAGCCCTTGTGCCGGGCTTGCTGCAGACCCCCGAGTACATTCGTGCTGTCCTCACTCGCCATGATCTGAGCGAAGAAACTTTGACGCGTACCACCACTGCTCGTCTTGAGCGGCAACAGGTTCTGTACGACGATGCCAAGAGCCTCCGGTTCGTCGTCACTGAGAACGTACTGCGGTGGCGCATTGTATCGCCCTCGAGGATGGCGGAACAACTGGACAGACTCATCTCGGTTTCACGGCTGCCCAATATAGACCTCCGTGTTGTCCCATTTTCGATGGCGCAGCGTGATATAGCGAACCATGCGTTCGTCATTCGAGACAAGAGGACCGTGACCGTTGAAACCATCCATGCCGAATTGGTGGTCACGGATCCGAGAGATGTTTCGCAGTACGTTGACAAGTTCGAACGCTTTGCATCCACTGCCCTTTGTGGTGACGGCATGCGGAGAATGATCGAGGACGTAAGGAACGATTTCTTGCGCGAACAGGAAATCGGCTAG
- a CDS encoding M4 family metallopeptidase, producing the protein MPISGAGKRRSAIAAGTAVAAAALLASGLSAGTAGAAPADAKSGAQPAALTASARAELLREANATKADTASSLGLGAKEKLVVKDVIKDADGTTHTRYDRTYDGLPVLGGDLIVHRAKGGDVKSVTKATKATVKVASTTAGIAPSAAAKSAVKLAKADDTAKAAADQAPRKVIWAADGKPVLAYETVVGGVQKDGTPNQLHVITDAATGKKLYEYQGIETGKGASEYSGEVELGTSKEGSGYTLTDADRGGHKTTNLENKEDGEGKAFTDDDDNWGTGKPDDPQTAAVDAHYGAAATWDYYKNVHNRDGIAGDGKGAYSRVHYGDSYVNAFWDDSCFCMTYGDGQGNKAPLTALDVAGHEMSHGVTSKTAGLEYSGESGGLNEATSDIFGTAVEFNAKNTTDVGDYLIGEAIDINGDGTPLRYMDKPSKDGQSADNWSDGVGDQDVHYSSGVANHFFYLLSEGSGAKEINGVKYDSPTADGSKVEGIGRDKAEKIWYKALTTYMTSNTDYHAAREATQKAATDLFGADSAEAKGVDAAWAGVNVK; encoded by the coding sequence ATGCCCATATCCGGTGCCGGCAAGCGGCGTTCGGCCATCGCGGCCGGTACCGCCGTCGCCGCCGCGGCCCTGCTCGCCTCCGGCCTGAGCGCCGGAACCGCGGGCGCCGCCCCGGCCGACGCCAAGTCCGGCGCCCAGCCCGCGGCGCTCACCGCCTCGGCCCGTGCCGAGCTGCTCCGCGAGGCCAACGCGACCAAGGCGGACACCGCCTCGTCGCTCGGCCTCGGCGCCAAGGAGAAGCTGGTCGTCAAGGACGTCATCAAGGACGCCGACGGCACCACCCACACCCGCTACGACCGCACCTACGACGGCCTGCCCGTCCTCGGCGGCGACCTGATCGTCCACCGCGCCAAGGGCGGTGACGTGAAGAGCGTCACCAAGGCCACCAAGGCCACCGTCAAGGTCGCCTCGACCACGGCCGGGATCGCCCCGAGCGCCGCGGCGAAGTCGGCCGTCAAGCTGGCCAAGGCCGACGACACCGCCAAGGCGGCGGCCGACCAGGCCCCGCGCAAGGTGATCTGGGCCGCCGACGGCAAGCCCGTGCTCGCCTACGAGACCGTCGTCGGCGGGGTGCAGAAGGACGGCACCCCGAACCAGCTGCACGTCATCACCGACGCCGCCACCGGCAAGAAGCTCTACGAATACCAGGGCATCGAGACCGGCAAGGGCGCCAGCGAGTACAGCGGCGAGGTCGAACTCGGCACCAGCAAGGAAGGCAGCGGTTACACCCTGACCGACGCCGACCGCGGCGGCCACAAGACCACCAACCTGGAGAACAAGGAGGACGGCGAGGGCAAGGCGTTCACCGACGACGACGACAACTGGGGCACCGGCAAGCCGGACGACCCCCAGACCGCCGCCGTCGACGCCCACTACGGCGCCGCCGCCACCTGGGACTACTACAAGAACGTGCACAACCGCGACGGCATCGCGGGCGACGGCAAGGGCGCCTACTCCCGCGTGCACTACGGCGACAGCTACGTCAACGCCTTCTGGGACGACAGCTGCTTCTGCATGACCTACGGCGACGGCCAGGGCAACAAGGCCCCGCTGACCGCGCTCGACGTCGCGGGCCACGAGATGAGCCACGGCGTCACCTCCAAGACCGCGGGCCTGGAGTACAGCGGCGAGTCGGGCGGTCTCAACGAGGCCACCTCCGACATCTTCGGCACCGCCGTGGAGTTCAACGCCAAGAACACCACCGACGTCGGTGACTACCTCATCGGCGAGGCGATCGACATCAACGGCGACGGCACCCCGCTGCGCTACATGGACAAGCCCAGCAAGGACGGCCAGTCCGCGGACAACTGGTCCGACGGTGTGGGCGACCAGGACGTGCACTACTCCTCCGGTGTCGCCAACCACTTCTTCTACCTGCTGTCCGAGGGCAGCGGCGCGAAGGAGATCAACGGTGTGAAGTACGACAGCCCCACCGCCGACGGCTCCAAGGTCGAGGGCATCGGGCGGGACAAGGCCGAGAAGATCTGGTACAAGGCCCTGACCACGTACATGACCTCCAACACCGACTACCACGCCGCCCGTGAGGCCACCCAGAAGGCCGCCACGGACCTCTTCGGCGCCGACAGCGCCGAGGCCAAGGGCGTGGACGCCGCCTGGGCCGGGGTCAACGTCAAGTAA